The Dysidea avara chromosome 13, odDysAvar1.4, whole genome shotgun sequence genome includes a region encoding these proteins:
- the LOC136242188 gene encoding tetratricopeptide repeat protein 23-like isoform X3 has product MASQRALSIVFFARPRDDKITVDTSATPEVLLEHNIKLADKLSAQKKYSSVIKIRVKCVALSRIVYGDDDWHYSKSILLLAKAYHEHGGRHAQVISHASTCRDMLMRLQKGSNDLPVEVIKTLCYSHYLIGQSHLGEGLNADAEKAFLLATNVMQHCCKLVGGPADVQLQIKIANDLGKSYMLQKKVEKAKQTLQENLEFVEETFGADNTEAIPILHSLAMVAQLNSEYSKAVKLLKTAHSVTVHHYGSKSINMAASSQLLAGGYLLLWKHGDTELGDTRQLMEESLQVYQQLSGPKDVNTLKCHKEYCRLLVLLEEHHEAVSQLEQLISLEMETYGDYSLEVGKSYQLLGTIKLSMGDIAQANRSFSQCQQIYQTVLGSRHRETQAVMATLETLQLHDKATGKVGSQSEKPRFRTVV; this is encoded by the exons ATGGCCAGTCAACGAGCACTATCCA TAGTATTCTTCGCTAGACCCAGGGATGATAAGATAACAG TGGACACCTCAGCTACTCCAGAAGTGTTGCTGGAGCACAACATCAAGTTGGCCGATAAACTGTCTGCCCAGAAGAAG TACTCGTCAGTGATTAAGATTCGAGTAAAGTGTGTGGCATTATCCAGAATAGTATACGGAGATGATGACTGGCATTACTCCAAGTCAATTTTGCTGCTAGCCAAAGCCTACCATGAGCATGGAG GCAGGCATGCTCAGGTCATTTCTCATGCTAGTACATGTCGAGACATGTTAATGCGGCTGCAGAAAGGATCAAATGATTTACCAGTGGAAGTCATCAAAACACTGTGTTATTCCCACTACCTGATTGGCCAGTCTCACTTGGGGGAGGGGCTCAATGCTGATGCTGAGAAAGCCTTCCTATTGGCTACAAATGTGATGCAGCACTGCTGCAAGTTGGTGGGTGGACCTGCAGACGTACAACTACAAATTAAAATAGCAAATGATCTTGGAAA GTCCTATATGCTGCAGAAGAAAGTAGAAAAGGCTAAACAGACTCTGCAAGAG AATTTGGAATTTGTGGAGGAGACTTTTGGAGCTGATAACACTGAAGCCATACCAATACTTCATTCGTTGGCTATG GTGGCACAGTTGAACTCAGAATATTCAAAGGCTGTAAAATTACTCAAAACAGCCCACAGCGTTACTGTACATCACTATGGCAGCAAATCAATAAACATGGCCGCCAGTAGTCAGCTGTTAGCCGGTGGCTACCTGTTACTATGGAAACATGGTGATACAGAACTAG GGGACACTAGACAATTAATGGAGGAATCTTTACAAGTATATCAACAGCTGAGTGGCCCCAAGGACGTCAACACTCTCAAATGTCAT AAGGAGTACTGTAGACTACTGGTATTGTTGGAGGAACATCAT GAAGCTGTGAGTCAGTTGGAGCAACTGATCTCACTAGAGATGGAGACATATGGAGATTACAGCCTGGAG GTTGGAAAGTCTTACCAGTTACTTGGCACCATTAAGCTGTCAATGGGAGACATTGCTCAGGCTAACAGAAGCTTCTCTCAG TGCCAACAGATCTACCAGACAGTACTGGGAAGTAGACACAGGGAGACGCAAGCTGTAATGGCAACCCTAGAAACCCTCCAACT GCATGATAAGGCCACCGGGAAGGTTGGATCACAGTCAGAGAAGCCAAGATTCAGAACAGTGGTGTAA
- the LOC136242184 gene encoding nucleolar and coiled-body phosphoprotein 1-like isoform X2, which translates to MSPPSYLALLLLVASIHGVLAEDIDENIAAAVFGALIVIFAIIGIIFLIMIIRLRRKLRQRNGRDQPDVPAVKSGIVRYNTDRGIVGFTKRQDSSLVPIVENAEEAEDVVPNYDSLSHTSAYYEKVNEPNPAYQQYRKQSESIPVSMMNPKHSEQTVENALYSDVAVLLPDEDEPSTTISFMPGSETNRYKDEAAENALYSTADDVLYSSADKNGKPVTSNTTNKDKPAAIAEAADNEPPIYAVPIKKSSRVKKPDYDTGEKSDKSTDQWVTPEVDSASTAPQQDSGPDMSIFVSKSQTKLDSEPPNVPPTSDTDNVSDDMLNGELPQKGHSKLENRDSIMSTTSDDRDLLNSDVKLRGRPKKSQPKPKTVAAKGKFTSSPKVNGAHQAKSIPSNQDKSKQPSDQTTSKLSSHANVNQQQSQVKRFGQPQQASTKPPTGNKPKIDASLFQASPKLKPSDSHLSAMATNQQGSGRTSPNLRNMRLHPNISSQPQGNPLQPLKDRSSPRTQRKGASVDSALQNKPVNQTISQQGKSQTQLTQSRPTSQHQASPLQQLRNKSSPRAKPKNAAAPARVTPQQQAQSYQPPTTSSQQQSMTKAMNEAHKRSSIATETPSQPASLGLSKPAEKQRPKSAVTVDETVSKTSSITRNTGITVSYKDKRKQEAQDLDDTFKDFDDFLTSI; encoded by the exons ATGTCTCCGCCATCTTATTTGGCTCTGCTGCTGTTGGTGGCTAGCATACATGGAGTCTTAGCAG AGGACATCGACGAAAACATTGCAGCTGCAGTGTTTGGCGCGCTGATTGTCATTTTCGCCATAATTGGCATCATCTTTCTGATAATGATAATCAGACTACGTCGAAAGTTAAG ACAAAGAAATGGCAG GGATCAGCCTGATGTACCAGCTGTTAA AAGTGGCATTGTGCGGTATAACACTGATCGTGGCATAGTTGGCTTTACAAAGAGACAAGATTCAAG TCTTGTCCCAATTGTGGAAAATGCTGAGGAGGCTGAGGATGTAGTTCCTAACTACGATTCCCTTAGTCACACCTCAGCATACTATGAGAAAGTCAATGAACCCAACCCAGCCTACCAGCAGTATCGAAAACAATCTGAGTCTATTCCAGTTAGCATGATGAATCCAAAGCACAGTGAACAGACGGTGGAGAATGCACTCTACAGTGATGTAGCCGTACTGTTACCAGATGAAGATGAGCCTAGTACTACTATTTCTTTTATGCCTGGTAGTGAGACTAATCGTTACAAGGATGAGGCAGCAGAGAATGCACTTTACAGTACAGCAGATGATGTATTATATAGCAGTGCAGACAAGAACGGCAAGCCAGTTACTAGTAACACTACAAACAAGGACAAGCCTGCTGCTATTGCTGAAGCTGCTGATAATGAGCCACCGATTTATGCTGTACCCATAAAAAAGAGCAGCAGAGTAAAGAAGCCTGACTATGACACTGGAGAGAAATCAGATAAGTCTACAGATCAATGGGTGACACCAGAGGTGGATTCTGCCAGCACAGCTCCGCAACAAGATAGTGGTCCAGACATGTCAATATTTGTGAGCAAATCACAAACTAAACTGGACTCTGAACCACCAAATGTACCACCCACCAGTGATACCGATAATGTCTCTGATGATATGCTGAATGGAGAGCTTCCGCAAAAGGGTCACAGCAAGCTAGAGAACAGAGATAGTATCATGAGCACAACTTCAGATGATCGTGATCTTTTAAATTCTGATGTCAAGCTTCGTGGTCGTCCCAAGAAGTCACAACCGAAGCCCAAAACTGTAGCAGCTAAGGGTAAATTTACCTCATCTCCTAAAGTCAACGGTGCTCATCAAGCAAAATCTATACCTTCCAACCAAGACAAGTCAAAGCAACCTTCTGATCAAACCACATCTAAGCTATCCTCACATGCTAATGTCAACCAGCAGCAGAGTCAAGTTAAACGCTTCGGTCAACCTCAGCAGGCCAGTACTAAGCCACCCACAGGAAATAAACCCAAAATTGATGCTTCACTCTTTCAGGCCAGTCCTAAATTAAAACCATCCGATTCTCACCTTTCTGCTATGGCAACCAACCAACAAGGCTCTGGTAGAACCTCTCCCAATTTGAGAAACATGCGATTGCATCCTAACATTTCCTCACAACCTCAAGGCAACCCACTGCAACCATTAAAAGACAGAAGTAGTCCTAGGACACAACGCAAAGGTGCCAGTGTTGATTCTGCTCTTCAGAACAAACCAGTTAATCAGACAATTTCCCAACAGGGAAAATCACAGACACAGTTAACCCAGTCACGTCCCACTTCACAACATCAAGCCAGTCCACTGCAGCAGTTGAGAAACAAGTCCAGCCCAAGAGCCAAACCTAAGAATGCTGCTGCACCAGCTCGTGTTACGCCCCAGCAACAGGCACAATCATATCAGCCACCTACCACATCATCACAGCAACAATCGATGACCAAGGCTATGAATGAAGCTCACAAAAGATCATCCATTGCAACTGAGACACCTTCGCAGCCAGCATCACTTGGTTTGAGCAAACCTGCTGAGAAGCAAAGACCCAAATCGGCTGTCACTGTGGATGAAACAGTTTCCAAAACTTCCAGCATAACTAGGAACACAGGTATCACTGTTAGCTACAAGGACAAACGGAAACAGGAAGCTCAGGATCTGGATGACACTTTCAAGGATTTTGATGACTTCCTTACTAGTATATAA
- the LOC136242188 gene encoding tetratricopeptide repeat protein 23-like isoform X2, translated as MASQRALSIFFARPRDDKITVDTSATPEVLLEHNIKLADKLSAQKKYSSVIKIRVKCVALSRIVYGDDDWHYSKSILLLAKAYHEHGGRHAQVISHASTCRDMLMRLQKGSNDLPVEVIKTLCYSHYLIGQSHLGEGLNADAEKAFLLATNVMQHCCKLVGGPADVQLQIKIANDLGKSYMLQKKVEKAKQTLQENLEFVEETFGADNTEAIPILHSLAMVAQLNSEYSKAVKLLKTAHSVTVHHYGSKSINMAASSQLLAGGYLLLWKHGDTELVGDTRQLMEESLQVYQQLSGPKDVNTLKCHKEYCRLLVLLEEHHEAVSQLEQLISLEMETYGDYSLEVGKSYQLLGTIKLSMGDIAQANRSFSQCQQIYQTVLGSRHRETQAVMATLETLQLHDKATGKVGSQSEKPRFRTVV; from the exons ATGGCCAGTCAACGAGCACTATCCA TATTCTTCGCTAGACCCAGGGATGATAAGATAACAG TGGACACCTCAGCTACTCCAGAAGTGTTGCTGGAGCACAACATCAAGTTGGCCGATAAACTGTCTGCCCAGAAGAAG TACTCGTCAGTGATTAAGATTCGAGTAAAGTGTGTGGCATTATCCAGAATAGTATACGGAGATGATGACTGGCATTACTCCAAGTCAATTTTGCTGCTAGCCAAAGCCTACCATGAGCATGGAG GCAGGCATGCTCAGGTCATTTCTCATGCTAGTACATGTCGAGACATGTTAATGCGGCTGCAGAAAGGATCAAATGATTTACCAGTGGAAGTCATCAAAACACTGTGTTATTCCCACTACCTGATTGGCCAGTCTCACTTGGGGGAGGGGCTCAATGCTGATGCTGAGAAAGCCTTCCTATTGGCTACAAATGTGATGCAGCACTGCTGCAAGTTGGTGGGTGGACCTGCAGACGTACAACTACAAATTAAAATAGCAAATGATCTTGGAAA GTCCTATATGCTGCAGAAGAAAGTAGAAAAGGCTAAACAGACTCTGCAAGAG AATTTGGAATTTGTGGAGGAGACTTTTGGAGCTGATAACACTGAAGCCATACCAATACTTCATTCGTTGGCTATG GTGGCACAGTTGAACTCAGAATATTCAAAGGCTGTAAAATTACTCAAAACAGCCCACAGCGTTACTGTACATCACTATGGCAGCAAATCAATAAACATGGCCGCCAGTAGTCAGCTGTTAGCCGGTGGCTACCTGTTACTATGGAAACATGGTGATACAGAACTAG TAGGGGACACTAGACAATTAATGGAGGAATCTTTACAAGTATATCAACAGCTGAGTGGCCCCAAGGACGTCAACACTCTCAAATGTCAT AAGGAGTACTGTAGACTACTGGTATTGTTGGAGGAACATCAT GAAGCTGTGAGTCAGTTGGAGCAACTGATCTCACTAGAGATGGAGACATATGGAGATTACAGCCTGGAG GTTGGAAAGTCTTACCAGTTACTTGGCACCATTAAGCTGTCAATGGGAGACATTGCTCAGGCTAACAGAAGCTTCTCTCAG TGCCAACAGATCTACCAGACAGTACTGGGAAGTAGACACAGGGAGACGCAAGCTGTAATGGCAACCCTAGAAACCCTCCAACT GCATGATAAGGCCACCGGGAAGGTTGGATCACAGTCAGAGAAGCCAAGATTCAGAACAGTGGTGTAA
- the LOC136242191 gene encoding low density lipoprotein receptor adapter protein 1-like → MQGLKDAVRKSPLNIRKHGGKYSLIGSEQKDPFTEGITFNCQFVGSTQVKNKFDHPDTRAAIKEIWTHTSNSKSLKRMTIRVKADSLRVKDIATKTVIDELPIYRVSYCGTTSDMPNLFYYIHRDKEEPKRLTAELFRMESHEKVKALILTVQKAFNIAYKVWQAKKRQQEKKTAISGTDKPSIQVSGATGGSASPQLPKHADLVKLDDQPRRNSDGELKIPKPLLHPSIAKIKMTNEVTGSMHELHLTDDFDDEFTQLAQARSHPDLLDTSMPEAKPNNYRLDAVKDQFDPGSIDNLLDL, encoded by the coding sequence ATGCAGGGATTAAAAGACGCGGTGCGTAAGAGTCCTCTCAATATTCGAAAACATGGCGGGAAGTATTCTTTGATCGGTTCCGAACAGAAGGATCCTTTCACCGAGgggatcacattcaactgccaATTCGTCGGTTCTACTCAGGTGAAGAACAAATTTGACCACCCAGATACGAGAGCCGCTATAAAGGAGATCTGGACGCATACCAGCAATTCCAAAAGCTTGAAGCGTATGACTATCAGGGTAAAGGCTGATTCTCTTCGAGTAAAGGACATTGCCACTAAAACCGTAATCGATGAGCTGCCCATTTACCGCGTCTCTTACTGTGGAACCACTTCTGACATGCCAAACCTCTTTTATTACATCCATCGTGACAAAGAGGAGCCTAAAAGGCTTACAGCTGAGTTGTTCAGGATGGAAAGCCATGAAAAAGTCAAGGCATTGATCCTGACCGTTCAAAAGGCTTTCAATATTGCTTACAAGGTCTGGCAGGCTAAGAAGAGACAGCAGGAGAAGAAGACAGCCATATCGGGAACAGATAAGCCCAGCATTCAAGTATCTGGTGCCACAGGTGGGAGTGCATCACCGCAGCTGCCGAAACATGCAGATTTGGTGAAGCTGGATGACCAGCCAAGGAGAAATTCCGATGGTGAACTCAAGATTCCAAAACCTCTGTTGCATCCAAGCATAGCAAAGATTAAGATGACAAATGAAGTGACTGGTAGTATGCATGAGTTGCATCTCACTGATGATTTTGATGATGAGTTCACACAGCTCGCCCAAGCTCGGTCTCATCCTGACCTTCTAGACACCAGTATGCCTGAGGCTAAGCCTAACAACTATAGGCTGGATGCTGTCAAAGATCAGTTCGACCCTGGCTCTATTGACAATCTACTTGATCTTTAA
- the LOC136242184 gene encoding nucleolar and coiled-body phosphoprotein 1-like isoform X1, producing the protein MSPPSYLALLLLVASIHGVLAVEDIDENIAAAVFGALIVIFAIIGIIFLIMIIRLRRKLRQRNGRDQPDVPAVKSGIVRYNTDRGIVGFTKRQDSSLVPIVENAEEAEDVVPNYDSLSHTSAYYEKVNEPNPAYQQYRKQSESIPVSMMNPKHSEQTVENALYSDVAVLLPDEDEPSTTISFMPGSETNRYKDEAAENALYSTADDVLYSSADKNGKPVTSNTTNKDKPAAIAEAADNEPPIYAVPIKKSSRVKKPDYDTGEKSDKSTDQWVTPEVDSASTAPQQDSGPDMSIFVSKSQTKLDSEPPNVPPTSDTDNVSDDMLNGELPQKGHSKLENRDSIMSTTSDDRDLLNSDVKLRGRPKKSQPKPKTVAAKGKFTSSPKVNGAHQAKSIPSNQDKSKQPSDQTTSKLSSHANVNQQQSQVKRFGQPQQASTKPPTGNKPKIDASLFQASPKLKPSDSHLSAMATNQQGSGRTSPNLRNMRLHPNISSQPQGNPLQPLKDRSSPRTQRKGASVDSALQNKPVNQTISQQGKSQTQLTQSRPTSQHQASPLQQLRNKSSPRAKPKNAAAPARVTPQQQAQSYQPPTTSSQQQSMTKAMNEAHKRSSIATETPSQPASLGLSKPAEKQRPKSAVTVDETVSKTSSITRNTGITVSYKDKRKQEAQDLDDTFKDFDDFLTSI; encoded by the exons ATGTCTCCGCCATCTTATTTGGCTCTGCTGCTGTTGGTGGCTAGCATACATGGAGTCTTAGCAG TAGAGGACATCGACGAAAACATTGCAGCTGCAGTGTTTGGCGCGCTGATTGTCATTTTCGCCATAATTGGCATCATCTTTCTGATAATGATAATCAGACTACGTCGAAAGTTAAG ACAAAGAAATGGCAG GGATCAGCCTGATGTACCAGCTGTTAA AAGTGGCATTGTGCGGTATAACACTGATCGTGGCATAGTTGGCTTTACAAAGAGACAAGATTCAAG TCTTGTCCCAATTGTGGAAAATGCTGAGGAGGCTGAGGATGTAGTTCCTAACTACGATTCCCTTAGTCACACCTCAGCATACTATGAGAAAGTCAATGAACCCAACCCAGCCTACCAGCAGTATCGAAAACAATCTGAGTCTATTCCAGTTAGCATGATGAATCCAAAGCACAGTGAACAGACGGTGGAGAATGCACTCTACAGTGATGTAGCCGTACTGTTACCAGATGAAGATGAGCCTAGTACTACTATTTCTTTTATGCCTGGTAGTGAGACTAATCGTTACAAGGATGAGGCAGCAGAGAATGCACTTTACAGTACAGCAGATGATGTATTATATAGCAGTGCAGACAAGAACGGCAAGCCAGTTACTAGTAACACTACAAACAAGGACAAGCCTGCTGCTATTGCTGAAGCTGCTGATAATGAGCCACCGATTTATGCTGTACCCATAAAAAAGAGCAGCAGAGTAAAGAAGCCTGACTATGACACTGGAGAGAAATCAGATAAGTCTACAGATCAATGGGTGACACCAGAGGTGGATTCTGCCAGCACAGCTCCGCAACAAGATAGTGGTCCAGACATGTCAATATTTGTGAGCAAATCACAAACTAAACTGGACTCTGAACCACCAAATGTACCACCCACCAGTGATACCGATAATGTCTCTGATGATATGCTGAATGGAGAGCTTCCGCAAAAGGGTCACAGCAAGCTAGAGAACAGAGATAGTATCATGAGCACAACTTCAGATGATCGTGATCTTTTAAATTCTGATGTCAAGCTTCGTGGTCGTCCCAAGAAGTCACAACCGAAGCCCAAAACTGTAGCAGCTAAGGGTAAATTTACCTCATCTCCTAAAGTCAACGGTGCTCATCAAGCAAAATCTATACCTTCCAACCAAGACAAGTCAAAGCAACCTTCTGATCAAACCACATCTAAGCTATCCTCACATGCTAATGTCAACCAGCAGCAGAGTCAAGTTAAACGCTTCGGTCAACCTCAGCAGGCCAGTACTAAGCCACCCACAGGAAATAAACCCAAAATTGATGCTTCACTCTTTCAGGCCAGTCCTAAATTAAAACCATCCGATTCTCACCTTTCTGCTATGGCAACCAACCAACAAGGCTCTGGTAGAACCTCTCCCAATTTGAGAAACATGCGATTGCATCCTAACATTTCCTCACAACCTCAAGGCAACCCACTGCAACCATTAAAAGACAGAAGTAGTCCTAGGACACAACGCAAAGGTGCCAGTGTTGATTCTGCTCTTCAGAACAAACCAGTTAATCAGACAATTTCCCAACAGGGAAAATCACAGACACAGTTAACCCAGTCACGTCCCACTTCACAACATCAAGCCAGTCCACTGCAGCAGTTGAGAAACAAGTCCAGCCCAAGAGCCAAACCTAAGAATGCTGCTGCACCAGCTCGTGTTACGCCCCAGCAACAGGCACAATCATATCAGCCACCTACCACATCATCACAGCAACAATCGATGACCAAGGCTATGAATGAAGCTCACAAAAGATCATCCATTGCAACTGAGACACCTTCGCAGCCAGCATCACTTGGTTTGAGCAAACCTGCTGAGAAGCAAAGACCCAAATCGGCTGTCACTGTGGATGAAACAGTTTCCAAAACTTCCAGCATAACTAGGAACACAGGTATCACTGTTAGCTACAAGGACAAACGGAAACAGGAAGCTCAGGATCTGGATGACACTTTCAAGGATTTTGATGACTTCCTTACTAGTATATAA
- the LOC136242188 gene encoding tetratricopeptide repeat protein 23-like isoform X1, translating into MASQRALSIVFFARPRDDKITVDTSATPEVLLEHNIKLADKLSAQKKYSSVIKIRVKCVALSRIVYGDDDWHYSKSILLLAKAYHEHGGRHAQVISHASTCRDMLMRLQKGSNDLPVEVIKTLCYSHYLIGQSHLGEGLNADAEKAFLLATNVMQHCCKLVGGPADVQLQIKIANDLGKSYMLQKKVEKAKQTLQENLEFVEETFGADNTEAIPILHSLAMVAQLNSEYSKAVKLLKTAHSVTVHHYGSKSINMAASSQLLAGGYLLLWKHGDTELVGDTRQLMEESLQVYQQLSGPKDVNTLKCHKEYCRLLVLLEEHHEAVSQLEQLISLEMETYGDYSLEVGKSYQLLGTIKLSMGDIAQANRSFSQCQQIYQTVLGSRHRETQAVMATLETLQLHDKATGKVGSQSEKPRFRTVV; encoded by the exons ATGGCCAGTCAACGAGCACTATCCA TAGTATTCTTCGCTAGACCCAGGGATGATAAGATAACAG TGGACACCTCAGCTACTCCAGAAGTGTTGCTGGAGCACAACATCAAGTTGGCCGATAAACTGTCTGCCCAGAAGAAG TACTCGTCAGTGATTAAGATTCGAGTAAAGTGTGTGGCATTATCCAGAATAGTATACGGAGATGATGACTGGCATTACTCCAAGTCAATTTTGCTGCTAGCCAAAGCCTACCATGAGCATGGAG GCAGGCATGCTCAGGTCATTTCTCATGCTAGTACATGTCGAGACATGTTAATGCGGCTGCAGAAAGGATCAAATGATTTACCAGTGGAAGTCATCAAAACACTGTGTTATTCCCACTACCTGATTGGCCAGTCTCACTTGGGGGAGGGGCTCAATGCTGATGCTGAGAAAGCCTTCCTATTGGCTACAAATGTGATGCAGCACTGCTGCAAGTTGGTGGGTGGACCTGCAGACGTACAACTACAAATTAAAATAGCAAATGATCTTGGAAA GTCCTATATGCTGCAGAAGAAAGTAGAAAAGGCTAAACAGACTCTGCAAGAG AATTTGGAATTTGTGGAGGAGACTTTTGGAGCTGATAACACTGAAGCCATACCAATACTTCATTCGTTGGCTATG GTGGCACAGTTGAACTCAGAATATTCAAAGGCTGTAAAATTACTCAAAACAGCCCACAGCGTTACTGTACATCACTATGGCAGCAAATCAATAAACATGGCCGCCAGTAGTCAGCTGTTAGCCGGTGGCTACCTGTTACTATGGAAACATGGTGATACAGAACTAG TAGGGGACACTAGACAATTAATGGAGGAATCTTTACAAGTATATCAACAGCTGAGTGGCCCCAAGGACGTCAACACTCTCAAATGTCAT AAGGAGTACTGTAGACTACTGGTATTGTTGGAGGAACATCAT GAAGCTGTGAGTCAGTTGGAGCAACTGATCTCACTAGAGATGGAGACATATGGAGATTACAGCCTGGAG GTTGGAAAGTCTTACCAGTTACTTGGCACCATTAAGCTGTCAATGGGAGACATTGCTCAGGCTAACAGAAGCTTCTCTCAG TGCCAACAGATCTACCAGACAGTACTGGGAAGTAGACACAGGGAGACGCAAGCTGTAATGGCAACCCTAGAAACCCTCCAACT GCATGATAAGGCCACCGGGAAGGTTGGATCACAGTCAGAGAAGCCAAGATTCAGAACAGTGGTGTAA